From a region of the Oncorhynchus keta strain PuntledgeMale-10-30-2019 chromosome 13, Oket_V2, whole genome shotgun sequence genome:
- the wu:fd46g04 gene encoding endonuclease domain-containing 1 protein yields MGLRCQVFVLLLFPLFSQGEVTSFVKCSQFFLNHVPPTVLSDPTNNNRYQQICQCLLDNNNKLEYYYATLYDTNNKIPVYSAYELQHADIERKDYWYVEPQLDGGSHLCMSGLNQIPSNNRGDHQALNQDYERSGYDKGHLYPVHHTSTHSSMLATSTLTNAAPQDPGFNRGQWRVHEEDLAELLNNACSTAYVVTGVVPGDTQIGDGVKVAKYYWSAYCCISKSHTTESAGYVGPDNNGRVQTLTVKDLETRLSGPGYYGSPFYVFQGRC; encoded by the exons ATGGGGCTCCGTTGTCAAGTTTTTGTTTtgctgttgtttcctctgttctcCCAGGGGGAAGTGACCTCGTTCGTCAAATGCAGTCAGTTCTTTCTGAACCATGTTCCTCCTACGGTTCTCAGTGATCCTACAAACAATAATCGCTACCAGCAAATATGCCAGTGTCTCCTGGACAATAATAATAAACTGGAATATTACTATGCCACACTCTACGACACCAACAATAAGATTCCTGTGTATTCTGCCTATGAGCTTCAACATGCAGACATTGAACGAAAGGACTATTGGTATGTCGAACCTCAG CTCGATGGTGGTAGTCACCTCTGCATGAGTGGACTGAACCAAATCCCGTCCAACAATAGGGGTGATCACCAGGCCTTGAACCAAGACTATGAGAGATCTGGCTACGACAAGGGCCACCTCTACCCCGTCCATCACACCTCCACCCATTCCTCCATGTTAGCcacctccaccctgaccaacgCCGCACCCCAAGACCCAGGCTTCAACCGGGGCCAGTGGAGGGTACATGAAGAGGACCTCGCTGAATTACTGAATAACGCCTGCTCCACGGCCTATGTGGTCACAGGTGTAGTGCCTGGCGACACCCAGATAGGTGATGGTGTAAAAGTGGCTAAGTACTACTGGAGCGCATACTGTTGTATTAGTAAGAGTCACACTACAGAGTCTGCAGGGTATGTTGGTCCTGATAACAATGGCAGAGTGCAAACGCTGACTGTGAAAGATCTGGAGACTAGACTCAGTGGTCCTGGATATTATGGTTCACCTTTCTATGTGTTCCAAGGTAGATGCTAA